The Lactuca sativa cultivar Salinas chromosome 2, Lsat_Salinas_v11, whole genome shotgun sequence genome includes a window with the following:
- the LOC128132122 gene encoding trafficking protein particle complex II-specific subunit 130 homolog: MNPDNDTILNIKYKISGDRNHGSHTPMFEDESSQMLTFKSALVLQRPVLEPCLAVGFLPLPPEGLRVGQLFTMKWRVERLKYLEDEQYDEVVYEINANSENWMIAGRKRGHAPLSTKQGSRIEISILCVPLVVGYMRPPQLELPDIGEGNISCNPAGPHLVCVSPPPLSSSFCIPIPIPA; this comes from the exons ATGAATCCTGATAATGATacgatattaaatataaaatataaaatatctgGGGATAGAAATCATGGATCGCATACTCCTATGTTTGAGGATGAGTCTTCACAGATGTTGACTTTTAAGAGTGCTCTTGTTTTACAAAGACCAGTGTTGGAACCTTGTTTGGCAGTTGGTTTTCTTCCCCTTCCTCCAGAAGGCCTTAGAGTCGGCCAGCTTTTTACTATGAAGTGGCGAGTTGAAAGGTTGAAGTATCTCGAGGACGAACAATAC GATGAGGTAGTATATGAAATAAACGCAAATTCTGAAAACTGGATGATTGCTGGGAGGAAGCGAGGCCATGCACCTCTCTCCACAAAGCAAG GTTCACGAATAGAGATTTCAATCCTATGCGTGCCATTGGTTGTTGGGTACATGCGGCCCCCACAATTGGAGTTACCGGACATTGGTGAGGGTAATATTAGTTGCAACCCAGCTGGGCCCCACTTGGTCTGTGTTTCCCCTCCACCTCTCAGCTCCTCCTTCTGTATTCCCATTCCCATTCCTGCCTAG